A single window of Oerskovia paurometabola DNA harbors:
- the rlmB gene encoding 23S rRNA (guanosine(2251)-2'-O)-methyltransferase RlmB codes for MAGNSQRRGATRSSNKKGAVAGTGGKNRRSLEGRGPTPKAEDRTYHKAHKAKVAAERRDATSTGPRAHDAKSAARGGRPSGRTPSRTTRSSSANEVVNGRNAVLEALRAYIPVSAVYIATRLEADDRTKEILNIASGRGYNLLEVTKAELDRMTDGSVHQGVAIQVPPYDYADPEDLLDRAHEAGEPPLIVALDGVTDPRNLGAVLRSAGAFGAHGVLVPERRAAGVTASAWKVSAGAAARVPVARATNLVRTLTEYKAAGCFIVGLDGGGPVAVGELAFGKDPLVLVVGSEGKGLSRLVRETCDVVASIPILSDVESLNAGVAAGISLYEVARLRSAED; via the coding sequence ATGGCTGGAAACTCACAACGACGCGGCGCGACCCGCAGCAGCAACAAGAAGGGCGCCGTCGCCGGCACGGGCGGCAAGAACCGCCGCTCCCTCGAGGGCCGCGGCCCGACGCCCAAGGCCGAGGACCGCACCTACCACAAGGCCCACAAGGCCAAGGTCGCCGCCGAACGCCGCGACGCCACCTCGACGGGGCCGCGCGCGCACGACGCCAAGAGCGCGGCTCGTGGCGGGCGCCCGAGCGGGCGCACGCCGTCGCGCACGACGCGATCGAGCAGCGCGAACGAGGTCGTCAACGGCCGCAACGCCGTGCTCGAGGCCCTCCGGGCGTACATCCCCGTCTCCGCGGTGTACATCGCCACGCGCCTCGAGGCCGACGACCGCACCAAGGAGATCCTGAACATCGCCTCCGGGCGCGGGTACAACCTCCTCGAGGTCACCAAGGCCGAGCTCGACCGCATGACCGACGGCTCGGTCCACCAGGGCGTCGCGATCCAGGTCCCGCCCTACGACTACGCCGACCCCGAGGACCTCCTCGACCGTGCGCACGAGGCCGGCGAGCCCCCGCTCATCGTCGCCCTCGACGGCGTGACCGACCCGCGCAACCTCGGCGCCGTGCTGCGCTCCGCGGGCGCGTTCGGGGCGCACGGCGTCCTGGTGCCCGAGCGTCGCGCGGCCGGCGTCACGGCGTCCGCGTGGAAGGTCTCCGCGGGAGCCGCGGCGCGCGTGCCCGTGGCCCGCGCGACCAACCTCGTGCGCACGCTCACCGAGTACAAGGCCGCGGGCTGCTTCATCGTGGGGCTCGACGGCGGCGGCCCGGTCGCCGTGGGCGAGCTCGCGTTCGGCAAGGACCCGCTCGTGCTCGTCGTCGGGTCCGAGGGCAAGGGCCTCTCGCGCCTCGTGCGCGAGACGTGCGACGTCGTCGCCTCGATCCCGATCCTCTCGGACGTCGAGTCGCTCAACGCCGGCGTCGCCGCCGGGATCTCGCTGTACGAGGTCGCGCGCCTGCGCTCCGCGGAGGACTGA
- the cysS gene encoding cysteine--tRNA ligase encodes MSLRLFDTATRDVRAFIPQTQGEVGIYLCGATVQSAPHIGHMRSAVAFDVLVRWLRRTGSRVTLIRNVTDIDDKILAKSADAGEPWWAWAATYEREFTAAYDALGVAPPTYEPRATGHVTDMVELMQRLVDSGHAYTTGPGDVWFDVRSWADYGSLTNQRLEDLTPAPADSAEESLKRDPRDFALWKAPKPGEPATASWDTPFGRGRPGWHLECSAMAHRYLGSTFDIHGGGLDLRFPHHENEQAQSRAAGDGFAQYWLHSAWVTQGGAKMSKSLGNGLLVREVLSTTTPAVLRYALAAVQYRSMLEWTQDTVTEAEATWERLSGFVQRAGERVGTIDAVDVRQAELPAAFVSAMDDDLNVPAALAVVHEHLRAGNSALADRSPAADAVARHHLVALRAMLDVLGLDPAGEQWADAGDTRYRQALDAVVTAELDARAQARAARDFATSDAIRDRLAVAGVVVEDSSDGARWSLAARQGT; translated from the coding sequence GTGAGCCTTCGACTGTTCGACACCGCGACGCGGGACGTGCGCGCCTTCATCCCTCAGACCCAGGGTGAGGTCGGCATCTACCTGTGCGGGGCGACGGTCCAGTCGGCGCCGCACATCGGGCACATGCGCTCGGCCGTGGCCTTCGACGTGCTCGTGCGCTGGCTGCGCCGCACGGGCTCGCGCGTGACCCTCATCCGCAACGTCACCGACATCGACGACAAGATCCTCGCCAAGTCCGCCGACGCCGGCGAGCCCTGGTGGGCGTGGGCCGCGACCTACGAGCGCGAGTTCACCGCGGCCTACGACGCCCTGGGCGTCGCGCCGCCCACCTACGAGCCGCGCGCCACGGGGCACGTCACGGACATGGTCGAGCTCATGCAGCGGCTCGTCGACTCCGGTCACGCCTACACGACCGGACCCGGCGACGTGTGGTTCGACGTGCGCTCGTGGGCCGACTACGGCTCGCTCACCAACCAGCGGCTCGAGGACCTCACGCCTGCTCCCGCGGACTCGGCCGAGGAGTCCCTCAAGCGCGACCCCCGCGACTTCGCGCTCTGGAAGGCCCCCAAGCCCGGTGAGCCGGCCACGGCCTCGTGGGACACCCCGTTCGGGCGCGGACGCCCCGGCTGGCACCTCGAGTGCTCGGCCATGGCCCACCGCTACCTCGGCAGCACGTTCGACATCCACGGGGGCGGCCTCGACCTGCGGTTCCCGCACCACGAGAACGAGCAGGCCCAGTCCCGTGCCGCCGGCGACGGGTTCGCCCAGTACTGGCTCCACTCCGCGTGGGTCACGCAGGGCGGCGCCAAGATGAGCAAGTCCCTCGGCAACGGGCTGCTCGTGCGCGAGGTGCTCAGCACGACCACCCCGGCCGTGCTGCGCTACGCGCTCGCCGCGGTCCAGTACCGCTCGATGCTCGAGTGGACCCAGGACACCGTGACCGAGGCCGAGGCCACGTGGGAGCGGCTCAGCGGGTTCGTGCAGCGCGCGGGCGAGCGCGTCGGGACGATCGACGCGGTCGACGTGCGCCAGGCCGAGCTCCCGGCGGCCTTCGTGTCCGCGATGGACGACGACCTCAACGTGCCCGCGGCCCTCGCGGTCGTGCACGAGCACCTGCGCGCCGGGAACTCGGCGCTCGCCGACCGCTCGCCGGCCGCGGACGCCGTCGCGCGGCACCACCTCGTCGCCCTCCGGGCGATGCTCGACGTCCTGGGGCTCGACCCCGCGGGCGAGCAGTGGGCCGACGCCGGGGACACCCGGTACCGGCAGGCGCTCGACGCGGTCGTCACCGCCGAGCTCGACGCCCGCGCGCAGGCACGGGCCGCGCGCGACTTCGCCACCTCCGACGCGATCCGGGACCGCCTCGCGGTCGCCGGGGTCGTCGTCGAGGACTCCAGCGACGGGGCCCGCTGGTCCCTCGCTGCACGCCAGGGCACCTGA
- a CDS encoding DUF1275 family protein produces the protein MDPQPVHRHYRVLLLVLTFSTGIIDGICYLALDQVFTANMTGNVLILGMGLAGGPDVPTAGPLVALAAYVAGAAVAGFAFRNQRAGWHRTTTGLFAGVGVGVLAASAVAAAVGTPRGWHLLVVVAVLGVSMGVQAATARHLSVKDLTTTVVTSTLTGLAADSFQGSHGREAWVRRVSAVVALGSGAAVGALVLRAGTGAALVVPGAIALGTAIVGETYRRRDLAGMRSAPSPGPSGQE, from the coding sequence ATGGACCCTCAGCCCGTGCACCGGCACTACAGGGTGCTGCTCCTGGTGCTGACGTTCTCGACGGGCATCATCGACGGCATCTGCTACCTGGCCCTCGACCAGGTCTTCACGGCCAACATGACCGGCAACGTGCTGATCCTCGGGATGGGGCTCGCGGGCGGCCCGGACGTGCCCACCGCCGGGCCGCTCGTCGCGCTCGCGGCGTACGTCGCGGGGGCGGCAGTCGCGGGGTTCGCGTTCAGGAACCAGAGGGCAGGCTGGCACCGGACGACGACGGGCCTGTTCGCGGGCGTCGGCGTCGGGGTGCTCGCGGCATCCGCCGTGGCCGCGGCGGTGGGCACCCCGAGGGGCTGGCACCTGCTCGTGGTCGTGGCCGTGCTGGGAGTCTCGATGGGGGTCCAGGCGGCGACCGCCCGACACCTGTCCGTCAAGGACCTGACGACCACCGTGGTCACCTCGACGCTCACGGGACTGGCCGCGGACTCCTTCCAGGGCAGCCACGGGCGCGAGGCCTGGGTCAGGCGGGTCTCGGCGGTCGTCGCGCTCGGGAGCGGCGCCGCCGTGGGGGCGCTCGTGCTGCGCGCGGGAACCGGGGCAGCGCTGGTGGTGCCGGGCGCGATCGCGCTGGGCACGGCGATCGTGGGCGAGACCTACCGGCGCCGGGACCTCGCGGGGATGCGTTCGGCGCCCTCGCCAGGGCCGTCAGGACAGGAGTGA
- a CDS encoding alanine racemase, with product MTTTPVQRSAQDPSTPSWSRGRSSPGGQGAHDASAAAEARTLGDRLSAATERVPGPVAVVDLDVFDANARDLLARAGGVPVRLASKSVRVRSLVRRAGELGFAGIMAYSLAEALWLVEEGARDVLVAYPTVDRRALAELAADPAARREITLMVDDVAQVALVAAALAGHHPGEDRGGAPDGPPVLLCLDVDASLRLGIGPFTVHLGTRRSPVHTAAEARALARVVADTPGLRVRGLMFYEAQVAGLPDTSPAVRLVKKASVADLATRRADVLAAVSDAVGYELDLVNSGGTGSLETSASDPVVTEVTSGSGLYVPGLFDGYRSFAPHPSAYFGLDVVRVPAPGYATAFAGGYVASGPAGALRVPRVVEPGWRLTSSEGVGEVQTPLRATRGAERRLAVGDRVWFRHAKAGELMERFDRVHLVRGDQVVEEVPTYRGEGRNFG from the coding sequence ATGACGACGACGCCCGTGCAGCGCAGCGCGCAGGACCCGTCCACCCCGTCCTGGTCCCGGGGGCGGTCGAGCCCCGGGGGACAGGGAGCGCACGACGCGTCGGCCGCGGCCGAGGCCCGAACGCTCGGCGACCGGCTGTCGGCCGCGACCGAGCGCGTCCCGGGCCCCGTCGCGGTCGTCGACCTCGACGTGTTCGACGCCAACGCGCGTGACCTCCTGGCCCGTGCGGGCGGCGTGCCCGTGCGGCTCGCGTCCAAGTCGGTGCGCGTGCGCTCGCTCGTCCGGCGCGCGGGCGAGCTGGGCTTCGCGGGGATCATGGCGTACTCGCTCGCGGAGGCCCTGTGGCTCGTCGAGGAGGGCGCGCGCGACGTCCTGGTCGCGTACCCGACGGTCGACCGCCGGGCGCTCGCCGAGCTCGCCGCGGACCCGGCGGCACGCCGCGAGATCACCCTCATGGTCGACGACGTCGCGCAGGTCGCGCTCGTCGCCGCCGCGCTCGCGGGCCACCACCCGGGCGAGGACCGCGGCGGGGCGCCGGACGGGCCGCCCGTCCTGCTCTGCCTCGACGTCGACGCGTCGCTGCGCCTGGGCATCGGTCCGTTCACCGTCCACCTCGGGACCCGCCGCTCGCCCGTCCACACGGCCGCCGAGGCGCGGGCCCTCGCGCGGGTCGTCGCCGACACCCCCGGCCTGCGCGTGCGTGGCCTGATGTTCTACGAGGCGCAGGTCGCGGGCCTGCCCGACACGAGCCCCGCGGTACGGCTCGTCAAGAAGGCCTCGGTCGCGGACCTGGCCACGCGCCGGGCCGATGTGCTCGCGGCCGTGAGCGACGCCGTCGGGTACGAGCTGGACCTCGTGAACTCGGGCGGCACGGGGTCGCTCGAGACGTCCGCCTCGGACCCGGTCGTGACCGAGGTGACCTCTGGCTCGGGGCTGTACGTCCCCGGGCTGTTCGACGGCTACCGGTCGTTCGCCCCGCACCCGTCCGCGTACTTCGGGCTCGACGTGGTGCGCGTGCCCGCGCCCGGCTACGCGACCGCGTTCGCGGGCGGCTACGTGGCCTCGGGCCCCGCCGGGGCGCTGCGTGTGCCGCGCGTCGTCGAGCCCGGGTGGCGGCTCACGTCCTCGGAGGGCGTGGGCGAGGTCCAGACCCCGCTGCGGGCCACGCGCGGGGCCGAGCGACGGCTCGCCGTGGGCGACCGGGTCTGGTTCCGGCACGCCAAGGCCGGCGAGCTCATGGAGCGCTTCGACCGCGTGCACCTCGTGCGCGGCGACCAGGTGGTCGAGGAGGTCCCCACCTACCGGGGCGAGGGCAGGAACTTCGGCTAG
- a CDS encoding TetR/AcrR family transcriptional regulator — translation MNRMSIEERRAQIVDAAMSIAVRDGVEAVTVRGVAAEAGISLGTVHYCFEDKDAMLRAMGHSLAVVASEPVRMAMDPTKDVYEIAHAAADGLWEGLTPRRHMRLLTFEFATAGSRNRALRPVAKAHLEQTWAMTQGILDQLSRIAGITYSIDTPFLSRIVAGYIDGIEIAWLVQQDDDAAIRSFHALADYVLSLVVHPDGAAPGARPVAGPGAPPDAGPDAAAPAAR, via the coding sequence ATGAACCGCATGTCGATCGAGGAACGTCGGGCGCAGATCGTCGACGCCGCGATGTCCATCGCCGTCCGGGACGGCGTCGAGGCCGTGACGGTCCGAGGCGTCGCGGCCGAGGCCGGGATCTCGTTGGGCACGGTGCACTACTGCTTCGAGGACAAGGACGCGATGCTCCGCGCCATGGGGCACAGCCTCGCGGTCGTCGCCTCGGAACCGGTCCGCATGGCGATGGACCCCACGAAGGACGTGTACGAGATCGCCCACGCGGCGGCCGACGGGCTGTGGGAGGGCCTGACACCGCGACGGCACATGCGCCTGCTGACGTTCGAGTTCGCGACCGCGGGCTCGCGCAACCGCGCGCTGCGCCCCGTGGCGAAGGCGCACCTCGAGCAGACCTGGGCCATGACGCAGGGCATCCTCGACCAGCTCTCGCGGATCGCGGGGATCACCTACTCGATCGACACGCCCTTCCTGTCGCGCATCGTCGCGGGCTACATCGACGGCATCGAGATCGCCTGGCTCGTCCAGCAGGACGACGACGCCGCGATCCGCAGCTTCCACGCGCTCGCGGACTACGTCCTGTCGCTCGTGGTGCACCCCGACGGGGCGGCTCCCGGCGCACGCCCGGTCGCTGGGCCTGGAGCACCGCCTGACGCAGGGCCCGACGCCGCCGCTCCCGCCGCGCGGTAG
- the ispF gene encoding 2-C-methyl-D-erythritol 2,4-cyclodiphosphate synthase, with protein MNLPRTGIGTDVHAYAPVGEERDLWLAGLHWPGERGLAGHSDADVAAHAAADALFSAAGLGDLGSNFGTSAPEWSGASGASLLAEAARRVRAAGYEIGNVAVQVVGNRPRLGPRRAEGEAALSAAAGAPVTLTATTTDGLGLTGRGEGVAALATALVVRAD; from the coding sequence ATGAACCTCCCGCGGACCGGCATCGGGACCGACGTCCACGCGTACGCCCCTGTGGGCGAGGAACGCGACCTCTGGCTGGCGGGACTCCACTGGCCCGGAGAACGGGGCCTGGCAGGCCACTCGGACGCCGACGTGGCCGCGCACGCGGCCGCCGACGCCCTCTTCTCCGCAGCAGGGCTCGGGGACCTCGGCTCGAACTTCGGCACGAGCGCCCCCGAGTGGTCCGGAGCCAGCGGTGCGTCGTTGCTCGCCGAGGCCGCCCGACGGGTGCGCGCGGCGGGGTACGAGATCGGCAACGTGGCGGTCCAGGTCGTCGGCAACCGGCCCCGGCTCGGGCCGCGCCGTGCCGAGGGCGAGGCGGCGCTGAGTGCTGCCGCCGGCGCCCCCGTGACCCTCACGGCGACCACGACGGACGGGCTGGGGCTGACGGGGCGCGGTGAGGGCGTCGCGGCGCTCGCGACCGCCCTGGTCGTGCGCGCCGACTGA
- a CDS encoding PPOX class F420-dependent oxidoreductase yields MTSLPDAAKALLDAPEFATVATIEADGSPQTSVVWVARDGDDVLFSTIHGRRKTDNLQRDPRLSVLVYPREAPYRYLEVRGEAAIEEDPSASLIHALAQKYTGAERYTGDDGTDNRRVVVRVRPTKVHWRD; encoded by the coding sequence ATGACGAGCCTTCCCGACGCCGCCAAGGCGCTCCTCGACGCCCCCGAGTTCGCGACCGTGGCCACGATCGAGGCCGACGGCAGCCCGCAGACCTCGGTCGTGTGGGTCGCGCGCGACGGCGACGACGTCCTCTTCTCGACGATCCACGGCCGCCGCAAGACCGACAACCTGCAGCGCGACCCGCGCCTGAGCGTGCTCGTCTACCCCCGCGAAGCGCCCTACCGGTACCTCGAGGTCCGCGGCGAGGCCGCGATCGAGGAAGACCCGTCCGCCTCGCTCATCCACGCCCTCGCCCAGAAGTACACGGGCGCCGAGCGCTACACGGGCGACGACGGCACCGACAACCGCCGCGTGGTCGTGCGCGTGCGCCCGACGAAGGTCCACTGGCGCGACTGA
- a CDS encoding D-arabinono-1,4-lactone oxidase, producing the protein MTSQQAPGSWTNWARNQTAVPLHRAAPRDTDELSQVVRRAAADGHRVRAVGAGHSFTGAAVTDGVLVSLDALGTVEDVTRTDTGARVTVGAGIRLHRLNAVLASAGLAMRNLGDIDRQSVAGAISTGTHGTGASLGGLATQVRGVRVVGADGSVTEATPEQDPDLFEASRLGLGSTGVLAAVTLDVVPAFHLRAQEEPWPLDRVLEELSTASGGRGGGTDAEGLENAHDHFEFYWFPHTRRALTKRNDRLAPDDEAAAVLRTARGERPGAVTRARSWVDEELLSNGLFEVVNRVATVAPRATPRINALSARALAPRTYVAPSHEVFVSPRRVRFREMEYAVPRAELVNVLEEIDAWVRASGENVPFPVEVRFAAADDVWLSTANGRDSAYVAVHQYARLPHERYFEGVEKIVAGVGGRPHWGKLHTLGAADLAERYPRFEDFRRVRAQADPAGVFANPYTDQVFGPR; encoded by the coding sequence GTGACGAGCCAGCAGGCTCCCGGTTCATGGACGAACTGGGCGCGAAACCAGACCGCCGTTCCCCTGCACCGTGCCGCCCCGCGCGACACCGACGAGCTCTCCCAGGTCGTGCGACGAGCCGCGGCCGACGGCCACCGGGTACGGGCCGTCGGCGCGGGGCACTCGTTCACGGGCGCCGCCGTGACCGACGGAGTGCTCGTGAGCCTCGACGCGCTCGGGACCGTCGAGGACGTGACCCGGACCGATACCGGCGCGCGCGTGACCGTGGGGGCCGGCATCCGCCTGCACCGCCTCAACGCGGTGCTCGCGTCCGCGGGCCTCGCGATGCGCAACCTCGGGGACATCGACCGGCAGTCGGTCGCGGGCGCGATCTCGACCGGCACGCACGGCACGGGCGCCTCGCTCGGCGGGCTCGCGACGCAGGTGCGCGGCGTGCGCGTGGTCGGTGCCGACGGCTCGGTGACCGAGGCGACGCCCGAGCAGGACCCCGACCTGTTCGAGGCGAGCCGCCTGGGCCTCGGCAGCACGGGCGTGCTGGCCGCGGTGACGCTCGACGTGGTGCCCGCGTTCCACCTGCGCGCCCAGGAGGAGCCCTGGCCGCTCGACCGGGTCCTCGAGGAGCTCAGCACGGCGTCGGGCGGGCGCGGCGGCGGGACGGACGCCGAGGGCCTCGAGAACGCGCACGACCACTTCGAGTTCTACTGGTTCCCGCACACGCGCCGAGCGCTCACCAAGCGCAACGACCGCCTCGCACCCGACGACGAGGCCGCTGCCGTCCTGCGCACGGCCCGCGGCGAGCGGCCCGGCGCCGTGACGCGCGCCCGCTCGTGGGTCGACGAGGAGCTGCTGTCCAACGGGCTGTTCGAGGTCGTCAACCGCGTGGCGACCGTGGCGCCCCGGGCGACCCCGCGGATCAACGCCCTGTCGGCGCGAGCGCTCGCCCCGCGCACGTACGTCGCGCCCTCGCACGAGGTGTTCGTGTCGCCGCGCCGCGTGCGCTTCCGCGAGATGGAGTACGCGGTGCCGCGTGCCGAGCTCGTGAACGTGCTCGAGGAGATCGACGCCTGGGTCCGGGCGTCGGGCGAGAACGTCCCGTTCCCGGTCGAGGTCCGCTTCGCGGCCGCTGACGACGTGTGGCTCTCCACGGCCAACGGCCGCGACAGCGCCTACGTCGCGGTCCACCAGTACGCACGGCTCCCGCACGAACGCTACTTCGAGGGCGTCGAGAAGATCGTCGCGGGCGTCGGCGGTCGGCCGCACTGGGGCAAGCTCCACACGCTCGGCGCCGCGGACCTCGCCGAGCGCTACCCGCGCTTCGAGGACTTCCGTCGGGTCCGCGCGCAGGCCGACCCTGCGGGCGTCTTCGCCAACCCGTACACGGACCAGGTCTTCGGGCCGCGCTGA
- the otsB gene encoding trehalose-phosphatase, translated as MTPSGTEHTTTGGAADLTAALAAFASAAGTARTGARPGPVLVASDFDGVLAPLGDDPLASRPTPGSALALARLAACGPDRVRVALVSGRRIEDLAHLASPPPGALLVGSHGAETGEVLAPLRDGADDERRVRADGTAARVRLIPVTLDDAQSELLAHVTAGLEEIASPVEGAWVEHKPSAAVLHTRLSPADAAQAATAAAVELGERLGAHVMAGKNVVEMAVTSTSKGIALDALRERLGSPAVLYLGDDVTDERAFAVLGPADVGVKVGEGETLAAYRVADPAEAAAVLTTLADLLDV; from the coding sequence GGGACGGCGCGCACGGGCGCACGGCCCGGCCCCGTCCTCGTGGCGAGCGACTTCGACGGGGTCCTCGCCCCGCTCGGGGACGACCCCCTCGCGTCCCGTCCCACCCCGGGCTCCGCCCTCGCGCTCGCCCGGCTCGCGGCGTGCGGACCCGACCGGGTGCGCGTCGCGCTCGTGTCGGGACGGCGGATCGAGGACCTCGCGCACCTCGCCTCGCCGCCGCCCGGTGCGCTGCTCGTCGGCAGCCACGGCGCGGAGACGGGCGAGGTGCTCGCACCGCTCCGCGACGGGGCCGACGACGAGCGCCGCGTGCGCGCCGACGGCACCGCGGCCCGGGTCCGCCTCATCCCCGTGACCCTCGACGACGCGCAGAGCGAGCTCCTGGCCCACGTCACCGCCGGCCTCGAGGAGATCGCGTCCCCCGTCGAGGGCGCCTGGGTCGAGCACAAGCCCTCGGCCGCGGTGCTCCACACCCGGCTGTCCCCCGCCGACGCGGCCCAGGCCGCGACGGCCGCGGCGGTCGAGCTCGGCGAACGACTGGGCGCGCACGTCATGGCCGGGAAGAACGTCGTCGAGATGGCGGTCACGAGCACCTCCAAGGGCATCGCGCTCGACGCGCTGCGCGAGCGGCTCGGTTCCCCGGCGGTGCTCTACCTGGGCGACGACGTGACCGACGAACGAGCCTTCGCGGTGCTCGGCCCGGCCGACGTGGGCGTCAAGGTGGGAGAGGGCGAGACCCTCGCCGCGTACCGCGTCGCCGACCCCGCCGAGGCCGCGGCCGTCCTGACGACGCTCGCCGACCTGCTGGACGTCTGA
- a CDS encoding DUF4032 domain-containing protein — MVQNLQITASAPDPALLDLPWDIPLEEWPDSVLAALPRGISRHIVRFVRLSGRVIAIKEIGESVAYREYELLRQLSRLDVPSVVPVGVITGRSDAHGERLEAVLITEHLQFSLPYRALFSQALQPDTATRLIDALAVLLVRLHLVGFYWGDVSLSNTLFRRDAETFAAYLVDAETGDLHRELSPGQRNYDVDLARTNIIGELMDLSAGELLDEDIDEILVGDALVARYNELWDALTNAETFASDERWRVAARIDRLNNLGFDVGELAITTDIDGTTVQIQPKVVDAGHHARRLLRLTGLDVQENQARRLLNDLDSYRAAAERQNDDEEFVAHDWLSGVFEPTIQAVPRDLRRKLQPAQLFHEILDHRWFISEKAGRDIPMPEATASYVENVLRHRPDEKAILGLAPGEVDRQE, encoded by the coding sequence ATGGTGCAGAACCTGCAGATCACCGCGTCAGCCCCCGACCCAGCACTGCTCGACCTCCCCTGGGACATCCCCCTGGAGGAGTGGCCGGACAGCGTCCTCGCCGCCCTCCCCCGCGGGATCTCGCGCCACATCGTGCGCTTCGTGCGCCTGTCGGGCCGCGTCATCGCGATCAAGGAGATCGGCGAGTCCGTCGCGTACCGCGAGTACGAGCTGCTGCGCCAGCTCAGCCGTCTCGACGTCCCCAGCGTCGTGCCCGTGGGAGTCATCACAGGCCGGAGCGACGCGCACGGCGAACGCCTCGAGGCCGTGCTCATCACCGAGCACCTGCAGTTCTCGCTGCCCTACCGCGCGCTGTTCAGCCAGGCCCTGCAGCCCGACACCGCGACGCGCCTCATCGACGCCCTCGCGGTGCTGCTCGTGCGGCTGCACCTCGTCGGCTTCTACTGGGGCGACGTGTCGCTGTCCAACACGCTCTTCCGCCGCGACGCCGAGACCTTCGCCGCGTACCTCGTGGACGCCGAGACGGGTGACCTGCACCGCGAGCTGAGCCCCGGCCAGCGCAACTACGACGTGGACCTCGCGCGGACGAACATCATCGGCGAGCTCATGGACCTGTCCGCGGGCGAGCTGCTCGACGAGGACATCGACGAGATCCTCGTGGGCGACGCGCTCGTCGCACGCTACAACGAGCTCTGGGACGCCCTGACCAACGCCGAGACCTTCGCCTCGGACGAGCGCTGGCGCGTCGCCGCGCGCATCGACCGGCTCAACAACCTGGGCTTCGACGTGGGCGAGCTCGCCATCACGACCGACATCGACGGCACGACCGTCCAGATCCAGCCCAAGGTCGTCGACGCGGGCCACCACGCGCGCCGCCTGCTGCGCCTCACCGGCCTGGACGTCCAGGAGAACCAGGCCCGCCGCCTGCTCAACGACCTCGACTCCTACCGTGCGGCCGCCGAGCGCCAGAACGACGACGAGGAGTTCGTCGCGCACGACTGGCTCAGCGGGGTCTTCGAGCCCACGATCCAGGCTGTCCCGCGCGACCTGCGGCGCAAGCTGCAGCCCGCCCAGCTCTTCCACGAGATCCTCGACCACCGCTGGTTCATCTCGGAGAAGGCCGGCCGGGACATCCCCATGCCCGAGGCCACGGCGTCCTACGTCGAGAACGTGCTCCGGCACCGACCCGACGAGAAGGCGATCCTGGGCCTCGCGCCGGGCGAGGTCGACCGCCAGGAGTGA
- a CDS encoding ABC transporter ATP-binding protein, whose translation MATVTFDHATRLYPGTERPAVDQLNLHIEDGEFLVLVGPSGCGKSTSLRMLAGLEDVNGGHIFIGDRDVTDVQPKDRDIAMVFQNYALYPHMSVADNMGFALKIAGTPKADIRQRVEEAAKILDLTEYLDRKPKALSGGQRQRVAMGRAIVRQPQVFLMDEPLSNLDAKLRVQTRTQIASLQRRLGVTTVYVTHDQTEALTMGDRIAVLKDGLLQQVGTPRDMYDTPANVFVAGFIGSPAMNLGTFAVNNGLAEVGPARIPLEREVAAKLTDADKGKITLGFRPEALEVTSQANESAFPVEVNIVEELGSDAFVYGTLKGDLATNADIHSGAGDNQIIVRVDPRNVPAKGERIYVAIRPGNTHIFSTATGLRLS comes from the coding sequence ATGGCTACGGTCACTTTCGACCACGCAACGCGGCTCTACCCGGGGACCGAGCGCCCTGCGGTGGACCAGCTCAACCTGCACATCGAGGACGGCGAGTTCCTCGTCCTCGTCGGCCCCTCGGGTTGTGGCAAGTCGACGTCGCTCCGCATGCTCGCGGGCCTCGAGGACGTCAACGGCGGGCACATCTTCATCGGTGACCGCGACGTCACCGACGTGCAGCCCAAGGACCGCGACATCGCGATGGTGTTCCAGAACTACGCGCTGTACCCCCACATGTCCGTCGCGGACAACATGGGCTTCGCGCTGAAGATCGCCGGCACGCCCAAGGCGGACATCCGCCAGCGTGTCGAGGAGGCCGCGAAGATCCTCGACCTCACCGAGTACCTGGACCGCAAGCCCAAGGCTCTCTCCGGTGGTCAGCGTCAGCGTGTCGCCATGGGCCGCGCGATCGTCCGTCAGCCCCAGGTGTTCCTCATGGACGAGCCGCTGTCGAACCTCGACGCCAAGCTCCGCGTCCAGACCCGTACGCAGATCGCGTCGCTCCAGCGTCGCCTCGGTGTCACGACCGTCTACGTCACGCACGACCAGACCGAGGCCCTCACCATGGGCGACCGCATCGCGGTCCTCAAGGACGGTCTCCTGCAGCAGGTCGGCACGCCGCGCGACATGTACGACACCCCCGCCAACGTCTTCGTCGCCGGCTTCATCGGCTCGCCCGCGATGAACCTCGGCACGTTCGCCGTGAACAACGGCCTGGCCGAGGTCGGCCCGGCCCGCATCCCGCTCGAGCGCGAGGTCGCCGCCAAGCTCACCGACGCCGACAAGGGCAAGATCACGCTCGGCTTCCGCCCCGAGGCGCTCGAGGTCACCTCGCAGGCCAACGAGAGCGCCTTCCCGGTCGAGGTCAACATCGTCGAGGAGCTCGGCTCCGACGCGTTCGTCTACGGCACCCTCAAGGGCGACCTGGCGACCAACGCGGACATCCACTCGGGTGCCGGCGACAACCAGATCATCGTCCGCGTCGACCCGCGCAACGTGCCCGCCAAGGGCGAGCGCATCTACGTGGCGATCCGCCCGGGCAACACGCACATCTTCTCGACCGCGACGGGCCTGCGTCTCAGCTGA